A DNA window from Corynebacterium ciconiae DSM 44920 contains the following coding sequences:
- the uvrC gene encoding excinuclease ABC subunit UvrC: protein MADPATYRPAPGTIPVDPGVYKFRDEHGRVIYVGKAKSLRSRLSSYFQDVANLHPRTRHMVFAGASVEWTVVSSEVEALQLEYTWIKKFDPRFNVKYRDDKTYPVLAVSVGEDYPRAFVYRGPRRRNVRYFGPYSHAWAIRETLDLLTRVFPLRTCSAGVFKRHESLGRPCLLGYIDKCSAPCVARVTVPEYRKIVSGFIDFMSGRTDQVVSRIEADMYAASEELDFEKAARLRDDLGAVQKVMERQAVVLGDGTDCDIIAVATDQLEAAVQIFHVRQGRIRGQRGWIVEKDADTASNSEFNDAEDPAIPALLSKFLTQFYGDAAESSEHAELDVSDHRRGVDQESRATPERQAVIPREVLVPAMPEDAEQLRSWLTELRGANVDVRVPQRGDKRALAETVARNAAEALKQHKLKRIGDLTARSAALQDIQEALGLEQAPLRIECTDISHIQGTDVVASLVVFEDGAPRKADYRRYKIKEAAGEGRSDDVGSIAEVTRRRFLRHGTDKSAVPHEEEFDGSTFSDEKVEEQSAEAKHFAYPPNLFIVDGGLPQVNAAQAVFDELGVVDVTLIGLAKRLEEIWLPGEEDPLILPRNSQGLFLLQQIRDEAHRFAITFHRQQRSKRLRHSALDSIPGLGPARRTDLVKHFGSVKKLREASVEGIQAVKGFGPNLAQAVYDGLHS, encoded by the coding sequence ATGGCTGATCCAGCAACCTATCGCCCCGCCCCCGGCACCATCCCCGTGGATCCGGGGGTGTACAAATTCCGCGATGAACACGGCCGCGTCATCTACGTGGGCAAAGCGAAATCGCTGCGCTCGCGGCTGTCGAGCTATTTCCAAGACGTAGCTAATCTGCACCCGCGCACCCGGCACATGGTCTTCGCTGGGGCCAGCGTGGAATGGACAGTGGTCTCCAGCGAGGTCGAGGCCCTGCAGCTGGAATACACCTGGATCAAGAAATTTGATCCGCGGTTCAACGTCAAATACCGCGACGATAAAACCTATCCCGTGCTGGCAGTCTCGGTGGGAGAGGACTATCCCCGCGCCTTCGTCTACCGCGGCCCGCGACGGCGCAACGTACGCTACTTTGGCCCCTACTCGCATGCCTGGGCCATCCGCGAAACTCTTGATCTCCTCACCCGTGTCTTCCCCCTACGCACTTGCTCCGCAGGAGTGTTCAAGCGCCACGAAAGCCTTGGCCGGCCTTGTCTGCTCGGATACATCGATAAATGCTCGGCCCCCTGTGTGGCTCGGGTAACCGTTCCCGAGTACCGAAAGATCGTATCTGGCTTCATCGACTTTATGTCCGGACGTACCGACCAGGTGGTCTCGCGTATCGAAGCGGACATGTATGCCGCCTCCGAGGAGCTCGACTTTGAAAAGGCTGCACGGCTGCGCGATGATCTCGGCGCCGTGCAGAAAGTGATGGAGCGCCAAGCAGTGGTGCTGGGCGACGGCACCGATTGCGACATCATCGCAGTGGCCACCGACCAGCTCGAGGCGGCCGTGCAGATCTTCCACGTCCGCCAAGGGCGCATCCGCGGCCAGCGTGGCTGGATCGTGGAAAAGGACGCTGATACAGCCAGCAATTCCGAATTCAACGATGCCGAGGACCCTGCCATCCCGGCACTGTTGAGCAAGTTCCTTACCCAGTTTTACGGCGATGCCGCCGAGTCTTCTGAGCACGCCGAACTGGATGTCTCCGATCATCGCCGCGGGGTGGATCAGGAATCCCGGGCCACTCCGGAGCGCCAAGCGGTGATCCCCCGCGAAGTGCTCGTTCCCGCCATGCCGGAGGATGCCGAGCAGCTGCGCAGCTGGCTCACAGAACTCCGCGGGGCGAATGTGGATGTGCGGGTGCCGCAGCGCGGCGATAAGCGCGCCCTCGCCGAGACCGTGGCCCGCAACGCCGCCGAGGCGCTCAAGCAGCACAAGCTCAAGCGCATTGGGGATCTCACCGCCCGCTCAGCTGCACTGCAGGACATCCAAGAGGCCCTTGGTTTGGAGCAGGCCCCGTTGCGCATTGAATGCACTGATATCTCCCACATTCAAGGCACCGATGTGGTGGCTTCGCTGGTGGTGTTTGAAGACGGTGCGCCCCGCAAGGCAGATTATCGTCGCTACAAAATCAAGGAGGCCGCAGGCGAAGGTCGCTCGGACGATGTCGGCTCCATCGCAGAAGTTACCCGCCGCCGATTCCTGCGCCACGGCACGGACAAATCCGCAGTGCCGCACGAGGAAGAATTCGACGGTTCCACCTTCAGCGATGAGAAGGTAGAAGAGCAGTCCGCCGAGGCCAAGCACTTTGCCTATCCGCCGAATCTCTTCATCGTTGACGGCGGCCTGCCGCAGGTCAATGCCGCCCAGGCGGTCTTCGATGAACTCGGAGTGGTAGATGTCACCCTCATCGGTTTAGCTAAGCGCCTCGAGGAGATCTGGCTGCCCGGCGAGGAAGACCCGTTGATTCTGCCGCGTAACTCCCAAGGGCTGTTTTTGCTGCAGCAGATCCGCGATGAGGCCCACCGCTTCGCCATTACCTTCCACCGCCAGCAGCGCTCCAAGCGACTGCGTCACTCGGCGCTCGATTCTATCCCGGGGCTCGGGCCGGCCCGGCGTACCGATTTGGTCAAGCACTTCGGTTCGGTAAAGAAACTGCGCGAGGCCAGCGTGGAAGGGATCCAGGCAGTCAAGGGCTTCGGGCCGAATCTCGCCCAGGCCGTCTATGACGGATTGCATTCTTAA
- a CDS encoding PH domain-containing protein, translated as MTSSREENLQTYVSADAATTTNKPWELEVSSRTLRLISWIAMAAVLAIHIFMAFVVAVGDTGAAVTPIDQWAFVGIGLVFVWLCWGIRRPRVRANADGVEVRNFIGTRFYPWQLIYGLSFPKKSPAARLELPDFEFVPMWAFFARDGEQVVRAVSAFRELEARYMPQD; from the coding sequence GTGACTAGCTCGCGCGAAGAGAACCTGCAGACCTACGTCTCGGCGGACGCGGCCACCACCACCAATAAGCCTTGGGAGCTGGAGGTCAGCTCCCGCACGCTGCGGCTGATTTCGTGGATCGCCATGGCAGCGGTGCTCGCTATTCACATCTTCATGGCGTTCGTGGTGGCTGTCGGCGATACTGGCGCGGCTGTCACCCCCATTGACCAATGGGCCTTCGTCGGCATTGGCCTCGTGTTTGTGTGGCTGTGCTGGGGAATCCGGCGGCCGCGGGTACGCGCCAACGCCGACGGGGTAGAGGTGCGTAACTTCATCGGCACCCGTTTCTATCCTTGGCAGCTGATTTATGGGCTGTCCTTTCCGAAGAAGAGCCCCGCTGCGCGCCTCGAGCTGCCGGATTTCGAGTTCGTTCCCATGTGGGCCTTCTTCGCCCGCGATGGCGAGCAGGTCGTGCGCGCTGTCAGCGCATTCCGTGAGCTCGAAGCCCGCTACATGCCTCAGGACTAG
- the ribH gene encoding 6,7-dimethyl-8-ribityllumazine synthase has protein sequence MATQGLPSTPKIKAEGLTVGIVTATWNEEICDQLHARAIEQARELGAKVIEARVMGALELPVVAQALAEQCDAVVANGCVIQGGTPHFDYVCDSVTEGLTRIALDERTPVGNGVLTTHTVEQARDRAGFADSVEDKGAEATVAALHTAATLARLRR, from the coding sequence ATGGCTACCCAAGGACTCCCCAGCACCCCGAAGATCAAGGCAGAGGGGTTGACAGTGGGGATCGTGACTGCCACCTGGAACGAGGAGATCTGCGACCAGCTCCACGCCCGCGCTATCGAGCAGGCCCGCGAGCTAGGCGCCAAAGTGATCGAAGCCCGGGTGATGGGCGCACTCGAGCTGCCCGTGGTGGCCCAAGCGCTCGCCGAACAATGCGATGCCGTGGTGGCCAATGGGTGCGTGATCCAAGGCGGCACCCCGCACTTTGACTATGTGTGTGACTCTGTCACCGAAGGGCTCACCCGCATCGCCCTTGATGAGCGCACCCCAGTGGGCAACGGGGTGCTCACCACCCACACCGTGGAGCAGGCCCGCGATCGAGCAGGCTTCGCCGACTCGGTGGAGGACAAGGGAGCGGAGGCCACGGTTGCTGCTCTGCATACGGCTGCGACGCTGGCGAGGTTGCGTCGATAA
- a CDS encoding bifunctional 3,4-dihydroxy-2-butanone-4-phosphate synthase/GTP cyclohydrolase II yields MTTYDRVRLDSVEEALRDIRDGKAVVVVDDETRENEGDIIFAAEKATPELMAFMVRYSSGYICAPLPARDCDRLGLPPMTTHNEDARGTAYTVTVDANTGTTGISATSRAETVRRLADPSSTPDHFTRPGHVVPLRAREGGVLVRAGHTEAAVDLARLAGLRPAGVLCEVVSEDDPTDMARAPELRRFCDEHDLRLISIEQLIHYRRRYEKLVERVTDTVLPTDYGTFRAIGYRSMVDGTEHVALVVGDPASDGGENVLVRIHSECLTGDAFGSRRCDCGQQLHSSMEMVQQRGRGVVLYMRGHEGRGIGLLAKLKAYQLQDGGVDTVDANLTLGYPADAREYGTGAQILNDLGISSLDLLSNNPAKRHGIEGHGLSIAHRTPVPVQAHEDNIRYLRTKRDRMGHDLPVVEEWDATHPATTTEPARS; encoded by the coding sequence ATGACTACTTATGATCGCGTGCGTTTGGACTCCGTGGAGGAAGCCCTGCGCGATATCCGCGATGGTAAAGCCGTGGTGGTGGTAGACGATGAAACCCGCGAAAACGAAGGCGACATTATCTTCGCCGCAGAAAAGGCCACTCCAGAGCTGATGGCCTTCATGGTGCGGTACTCCTCAGGCTATATCTGCGCCCCGCTGCCGGCCCGCGATTGCGACCGGCTGGGGCTGCCGCCGATGACCACCCACAACGAGGATGCGCGCGGCACCGCCTATACCGTTACCGTGGACGCCAACACCGGCACCACCGGTATCTCCGCTACCTCTCGTGCCGAGACCGTGCGCCGATTGGCAGATCCGTCCAGCACCCCAGATCATTTCACCCGGCCCGGACATGTGGTGCCCCTGCGTGCTCGCGAGGGCGGAGTGCTTGTACGCGCCGGCCATACCGAGGCGGCTGTCGACCTCGCCCGTCTGGCCGGACTGCGCCCCGCCGGGGTGCTCTGTGAGGTTGTCTCCGAAGACGATCCCACCGACATGGCCCGGGCTCCCGAGCTACGCCGCTTCTGCGATGAGCACGACCTTAGGCTCATCTCTATCGAGCAGCTCATCCACTACCGCCGCCGCTACGAGAAACTCGTGGAACGGGTGACTGACACCGTACTGCCGACCGACTATGGCACCTTCCGGGCCATCGGCTATCGCAGCATGGTCGACGGCACCGAGCACGTCGCGCTGGTGGTAGGAGACCCCGCCAGCGACGGCGGCGAGAATGTTTTAGTGCGCATCCACTCCGAATGCCTCACCGGTGATGCCTTCGGCTCACGGCGCTGCGACTGCGGCCAGCAGCTGCACAGCTCCATGGAGATGGTGCAGCAACGCGGGCGGGGAGTGGTGCTCTACATGCGCGGGCATGAAGGCCGCGGAATCGGCCTGCTCGCCAAGCTCAAGGCTTATCAGCTTCAAGACGGCGGGGTAGACACGGTGGATGCCAACCTCACCCTCGGTTACCCGGCGGATGCTCGCGAGTATGGCACAGGTGCGCAGATCCTGAACGATCTCGGCATTAGCTCGCTGGATCTGCTGAGCAATAATCCCGCCAAACGGCACGGCATCGAGGGCCACGGGCTGAGCATCGCTCACCGCACGCCCGTTCCAGTGCAGGCCCACGAGGACAATATTCGCTACTTACGCACCAAACGCGATCGCATGGGCCACGATCTTCCCGTGGTCGAAGAATGGGACGCCACTCACCCCGCCACCACCACCGAACCAGCAAGGAGCTAA
- a CDS encoding riboflavin synthase, protein MFTGLVEEIGHVAAIDHGTDSVRLSIACTRVMEDATPGASISVNGVCLTVTDYDDSGFSVDVMQESLDRSSIGQLQLGDAVNLERAMAAGGRFGGHIVQGHVDAVATLISRTPGERWEVFRFSLPPQLSRYVVHKGSITVSGTSLTVSALGQNYFEVSLIPTTLQETILGELALGQMVNLEVDVIAKYVEKLTLGAQPSRGKDTED, encoded by the coding sequence ATGTTTACCGGACTAGTGGAAGAAATCGGCCACGTGGCCGCCATTGACCACGGCACAGATTCTGTGCGGTTGAGCATCGCCTGCACTCGGGTGATGGAGGATGCCACCCCTGGCGCCTCCATTTCCGTCAATGGTGTGTGCTTGACTGTTACGGATTATGACGACTCTGGTTTCAGTGTCGACGTGATGCAGGAAAGCCTCGATCGCTCCAGCATCGGCCAGCTACAGCTGGGAGATGCCGTCAACCTTGAACGGGCCATGGCCGCCGGCGGGCGCTTCGGCGGCCACATCGTGCAAGGGCATGTCGACGCAGTGGCCACCCTGATCTCCCGTACCCCAGGCGAACGGTGGGAAGTCTTTCGCTTCAGCCTGCCGCCCCAACTTTCGCGCTATGTGGTGCACAAGGGCTCCATTACTGTCAGCGGCACGTCGCTTACCGTCAGCGCCTTGGGACAGAATTATTTTGAGGTCTCGCTGATTCCCACCACGCTGCAAGAGACCATTCTGGGAGAACTCGCCCTAGGGCAGATGGTGAATCTCGAGGTGGACGTGATCGCCAAATACGTAGAGAAGTTGACTCTCGGCGCCCAGCCGAGCCGCGGGAAGGACACGGAAGACTAA
- the ribD gene encoding bifunctional diaminohydroxyphosphoribosylaminopyrimidine deaminase/5-amino-6-(5-phosphoribosylamino)uracil reductase RibD, whose product MHQLDPAALLRRATELSRAIAGTTAPNPAVGCVITDATGTAIFGEGATQPPGGHHAEIEALLAAGAAAYGGCAYVTLEPCNHTGRTGPCAEALLQAGIAELHYIHSDPNPVASGGAERLRSAGVKVVQHGQLRSEPLVPWLLSTRLGRAHITLKVAHTLDGFTAAEDGTSQWITGAVARRRVHADRARRDAIVVGTGTVLADNPRLNARPEDGGEYSHQPEPIVVGSRALPEHSHLAQRGAHRCASIPELLDYLSARGHVDVLVEGGASLAGSLLRAGLVDALESYTAPTLLGSGRGISGGGLARTISEQKRFVLESSEVLGADVLLIARSPQAHRLLIDREE is encoded by the coding sequence GTGCACCAGCTAGATCCTGCGGCACTGCTGCGCCGCGCCACCGAGCTTTCCCGCGCAATCGCGGGCACCACCGCACCTAACCCGGCGGTGGGCTGTGTGATCACCGACGCCACCGGCACCGCCATTTTCGGCGAGGGTGCCACGCAGCCACCAGGAGGGCACCACGCCGAGATCGAGGCACTGCTGGCCGCCGGCGCTGCCGCCTACGGCGGCTGTGCATATGTCACCCTCGAGCCGTGCAATCACACGGGGCGTACCGGCCCGTGTGCCGAGGCTCTACTGCAGGCGGGCATCGCGGAGCTGCACTATATTCACTCCGATCCCAACCCGGTGGCCAGTGGCGGGGCCGAACGGCTGCGTTCAGCTGGAGTGAAGGTGGTGCAGCATGGGCAGTTGCGTAGCGAGCCGCTAGTACCGTGGCTGCTCAGCACCCGGCTGGGGCGAGCCCACATCACGCTCAAAGTGGCGCACACGCTCGATGGGTTCACCGCCGCCGAGGATGGCACCAGCCAGTGGATCACGGGGGCAGTTGCGCGGCGCAGGGTGCACGCCGACCGCGCTCGACGCGATGCCATCGTGGTGGGCACGGGTACGGTGCTTGCCGATAATCCACGGCTGAACGCCCGCCCCGAGGACGGCGGCGAGTATTCCCATCAGCCCGAACCGATCGTGGTGGGTAGTCGTGCTCTGCCGGAGCACAGCCACCTCGCGCAACGTGGGGCCCACCGCTGCGCCAGCATTCCGGAGCTACTGGACTATCTGTCCGCGCGTGGGCATGTGGATGTACTCGTCGAGGGCGGTGCCAGCCTTGCGGGCTCGCTGCTCCGCGCTGGGCTGGTGGATGCGCTGGAGTCTTATACCGCGCCCACTCTGCTTGGTTCCGGCCGCGGCATCAGCGGGGGTGGGTTGGCGCGAACGATCTCCGAGCAGAAACGCTTTGTGCTTGAATCGAGCGAAGTGCTTGGTGCCGACGTGCTGCTCATCGCCCGTTCGCCGCAGGCTCACCGGCTTCTCATAGACAGAGAGGAATAA
- the rpe gene encoding ribulose-phosphate 3-epimerase, which yields MNTPIIAPSILAADFTALGAEIDRVANADWLHVDIMDGHFVPNLSFGPGITANVNDHTDAHLDVHLMIERPETWIDTYVKAGADCIIFHVEAVDDPVAVARQIHAHGIKAGFSLRPGTPIEPLLSDLEHFDLVLVMSVEPGFGGQSFMPEQLEKVRALRSEIDSRGLPTLIEIDGGISANTIEQAAAAGCDAFVAGSAVFGAEDPDAEVDRLRDLAAAAR from the coding sequence ATGAACACCCCGATCATCGCCCCTTCCATTCTTGCTGCAGATTTCACCGCCCTTGGTGCCGAGATCGATCGCGTGGCCAACGCCGATTGGCTGCACGTGGACATCATGGACGGTCACTTTGTGCCCAATCTTTCCTTCGGCCCGGGCATTACCGCCAATGTCAATGACCACACCGATGCCCACCTAGACGTCCACCTGATGATCGAGCGCCCCGAGACGTGGATCGACACCTACGTCAAGGCCGGTGCGGATTGCATTATCTTCCACGTCGAGGCCGTAGACGATCCGGTGGCCGTGGCTCGGCAGATCCATGCCCACGGCATCAAGGCCGGTTTCTCCCTTCGCCCTGGCACCCCGATCGAGCCGCTGCTCAGCGATCTCGAGCACTTCGACCTCGTGCTGGTGATGAGCGTGGAGCCAGGCTTCGGTGGCCAATCCTTCATGCCGGAGCAGCTGGAGAAAGTCCGCGCCTTGCGCTCGGAGATCGACTCGCGTGGCCTGCCCACGCTCATCGAGATCGACGGTGGCATCAGCGCCAACACCATCGAGCAGGCTGCCGCTGCGGGCTGTGATGCGTTTGTGGCCGGCTCCGCGGTATTCGGTGCCGAGGATCCCGATGCCGAGGTCGATCGTCTCCGGGACCTAGCCGCCGCGGCCCGCTAA
- a CDS encoding RsmB/NOP family class I SAM-dependent RNA methyltransferase: MSSGGGFRSRAKKTSTGTGRDKRQQRGEQSSRGTRQEQRGGRARGGRAGGPARQDRGPVVSHSRDAGRGRGREQRRGPKQSGGGLSSRQQAAALREHEVDAARIVALQTIMAVRRDDAFANLVLPNLLREHSLTGRDAAFATELAYCSLRARGVLDAIITRAAARPLKDITPELLAVLELGTYQLLFTRVEAHAALDTSVRMARGLGHERATGFINGTLRTISRSDREHWLDEAGPSMGIARTAFRAQHPTWIARSFATALGIDSEEHNAELEEALAADSQRPIVHLVAKPGQISAEELALISGGEEGAYSPYAVYLPEGDPAECPPVKEKLAAVQDEGSQLIARALTEAPLEGTDTGRWLDLCAGPGGKAALIAAIAGIDGATVDAVEPAAHRAKLVRGATEGLPVRVHQADGRSPGLRSGYDRILVDAPCSGLGSLRRRPEARWTKTESDIAELTQLQAELLESAIGLVREGGVIVYSTCSPDVRETREIVDQALERHPELEEVDARQLVAPMADVGEHLSVQMWPHRHGTDAMFCAVVRKKSVS; this comes from the coding sequence ATGAGCAGTGGCGGAGGTTTCCGATCGCGGGCAAAGAAGACCTCAACGGGCACTGGGCGTGACAAGCGTCAGCAGCGCGGAGAACAATCATCGCGTGGCACCCGGCAGGAGCAGCGTGGAGGCCGTGCTCGTGGCGGGCGAGCTGGTGGTCCGGCGCGTCAGGATCGCGGGCCTGTGGTCTCGCACTCACGTGATGCGGGCCGAGGTAGGGGCCGCGAGCAACGGCGCGGGCCCAAGCAAAGCGGTGGCGGGCTGAGTTCGCGCCAGCAGGCGGCCGCGTTGCGTGAACACGAGGTGGATGCGGCGCGCATTGTGGCCCTACAGACCATTATGGCGGTGCGCCGCGATGATGCCTTCGCCAATCTCGTGCTGCCGAATCTGCTGCGAGAGCACTCGCTCACCGGCCGCGATGCCGCTTTCGCCACCGAATTGGCCTATTGCAGTTTGAGGGCCCGCGGCGTGCTGGATGCCATCATCACCCGCGCTGCCGCACGGCCGCTTAAGGACATCACTCCTGAGCTGCTCGCCGTGCTCGAGTTGGGTACCTACCAGCTGCTGTTTACCCGCGTGGAGGCGCACGCGGCCCTTGATACCTCGGTGCGCATGGCCCGTGGCCTCGGCCACGAGCGCGCCACCGGATTCATCAACGGCACCTTGCGCACCATCAGCCGTTCCGACCGGGAGCACTGGCTAGACGAGGCCGGCCCCAGCATGGGCATTGCCCGCACCGCCTTTCGCGCCCAACACCCCACCTGGATCGCCCGCTCCTTTGCCACTGCCCTCGGCATCGACTCCGAGGAGCACAACGCGGAGCTAGAGGAAGCCCTCGCGGCTGATTCCCAGCGTCCCATCGTGCACCTTGTGGCCAAGCCCGGACAGATCAGCGCCGAGGAACTAGCGCTCATCAGCGGCGGGGAGGAGGGTGCTTATAGTCCCTATGCGGTCTATCTGCCCGAGGGGGATCCCGCCGAGTGCCCGCCGGTGAAGGAAAAGCTCGCCGCGGTACAAGACGAAGGCAGCCAGCTGATCGCCCGGGCCTTGACCGAAGCCCCGCTGGAAGGCACAGACACTGGCCGCTGGTTGGATCTCTGCGCCGGCCCTGGCGGCAAGGCCGCGCTGATTGCCGCAATTGCTGGTATCGACGGCGCTACCGTCGACGCCGTGGAGCCCGCCGCTCACCGGGCCAAGCTCGTGCGCGGTGCCACCGAGGGACTGCCCGTGCGTGTGCACCAGGCTGATGGACGCAGCCCGGGGCTGCGTTCGGGCTATGATCGCATCCTCGTCGACGCCCCCTGTTCTGGGTTGGGCTCTCTACGGCGTCGCCCCGAAGCCCGCTGGACCAAAACCGAATCCGATATCGCTGAGCTCACCCAGCTGCAGGCCGAATTGCTCGAGTCCGCGATCGGGCTGGTGCGCGAAGGGGGAGTGATTGTGTATTCCACCTGCTCACCCGATGTACGTGAGACCCGAGAGATCGTGGATCAGGCCCTCGAGCGCCATCCCGAGTTGGAAGAGGTTGATGCCCGCCAGCTCGTTGCGCCCATGGCTGATGTGGGTGAGCACCTCTCGGTGCAGATGTGGCCGCACCGCCACGGCACCGATGCGATGTTCTGCGCGGTGGTGCGCAAAAAGAGTGTGTCCTAG
- the fmt gene encoding methionyl-tRNA formyltransferase — protein MRLVFAGTPEPAVVALTRLLDSEHEVLAVITQPDARRGRGKKLQPSPVAALAAERGIEILTPATLKADSEDGRAVRQRLEELAPECIPVVAYGQLIPEDLLHLAPHGWVNLHFSILPAWRGAAPVQSAILHGDDITGACTFRITQGLDTGPVLGTITQRIGAHDNADELLTTLAYAGSDLLVATMDGLEAGALEAREQQGEPSYAPKITTHDAKLDLQQPAMAIDRAIRAFTPAPGAWVLNEAEQRVKIGAARLAEDADAAPTLAPGAVAITKKAVFLGTGTTPLVVEKVQMPGKKMMEATAWARGVQAVDAEGMQWR, from the coding sequence ATGCGCCTAGTATTTGCCGGCACCCCAGAACCCGCCGTTGTGGCCTTGACCAGGCTGCTCGATTCCGAGCACGAGGTGCTCGCCGTGATCACTCAGCCGGATGCGCGGCGCGGCCGCGGCAAGAAGCTGCAGCCCTCGCCGGTGGCGGCTCTGGCCGCTGAACGTGGCATTGAGATTCTTACTCCGGCCACCTTGAAAGCCGATAGCGAGGACGGCCGCGCGGTACGCCAACGGTTGGAAGAGCTGGCCCCAGAGTGCATCCCGGTGGTGGCCTATGGGCAGCTCATCCCCGAGGATCTCCTCCACCTGGCCCCGCATGGCTGGGTGAATCTGCACTTTTCCATTCTTCCGGCCTGGCGAGGTGCCGCTCCGGTGCAGTCGGCGATCCTGCATGGAGATGACATCACCGGCGCCTGCACCTTCCGTATTACTCAGGGGCTCGATACCGGGCCGGTGTTGGGCACGATCACGCAGCGCATCGGCGCCCATGACAACGCCGATGAACTTCTCACCACCCTTGCCTACGCCGGTTCTGACCTGCTCGTAGCCACCATGGATGGGCTGGAGGCAGGAGCACTGGAGGCGCGGGAGCAGCAGGGCGAGCCTAGCTATGCGCCCAAGATCACTACCCACGACGCGAAGTTGGATCTCCAGCAGCCTGCGATGGCGATCGATCGCGCGATCCGCGCCTTCACCCCCGCCCCCGGTGCGTGGGTACTTAACGAGGCAGAACAGCGAGTCAAGATTGGTGCGGCCCGTCTCGCTGAGGATGCCGACGCGGCACCCACCCTGGCGCCTGGGGCGGTGGCAATCACGAAGAAGGCCGTCTTCCTCGGCACAGGCACAACCCCACTCGTGGTGGAGAAGGTGCAAATGCCGGGCAAAAAGATGATGGAGGCCACCGCGTGGGCGCGTGGCGTGCAGGCAGTAGATGCAGAAGGGATGCAGTGGCGATGA
- the def gene encoding peptide deformylase, producing the protein MTVREVRLFGDPVLRSRADEITTFDESLRTLAEDMFETMEEHHGVGLAANQVGITQRIFVYDCSHETPGARGVVINPEWQALDDATELGNEGCLSIPGVHKDVERSARIRCTGLDLNGEEISFEATGLLARCVQHETDHLDGVLFLSRLSPQLRKEAMAEIRASEWF; encoded by the coding sequence ATGACCGTTCGCGAGGTTCGTTTATTTGGCGATCCGGTGCTGCGCAGCCGCGCCGACGAGATCACCACCTTTGATGAGTCATTGCGTACCCTCGCTGAGGACATGTTCGAGACCATGGAAGAACACCACGGTGTGGGGCTGGCAGCGAATCAGGTGGGGATTACGCAGCGAATTTTCGTCTACGACTGCTCGCACGAAACCCCCGGTGCCCGCGGGGTGGTGATCAATCCCGAATGGCAGGCGCTTGATGATGCCACCGAGCTGGGAAACGAGGGCTGCCTGTCCATCCCCGGGGTGCACAAGGATGTCGAGCGCTCCGCCCGCATCCGTTGTACAGGCCTCGACCTCAACGGCGAGGAGATCAGTTTCGAGGCCACTGGGCTGCTTGCGCGCTGCGTGCAGCACGAAACCGATCACCTCGACGGGGTGCTTTTTCTCTCCCGCCTCAGCCCGCAGCTGCGCAAGGAAGCCATGGCGGAGATCCGCGCTTCCGAGTGGTTCTAA